The window CCCCGTGCCGGCGTGCACCTCGAGGGCGCGAATGATCCGCCGGACGTTGTGCGGATGCACCCGCATCGCCGCGGCGGGGTCCACCAGGAGAAGCCGCCGGTAGAGGGTTCCCGGACCGCCGGCGTGTTCTTCTGCTTCCAACTCCGCGCGCAGGGGCCAGTTCGGGGGGGCCGATGGGATCCGGAGATCGTCCACGACCGCCCGAATGTACAGCCCCGTCCCTCCCACCAGCAGCGCGACGCGGTGGCGCCCGCGGATCCCCTCAAGGGCGACCCGGGCGAGGCGCTGGTAGTCGGCGAGGGTGACGATTTCGTCTGGAGCCGCGACGTCGATCAGGTGGTGCGGCACGCGCCGCCGGTCCTCCGGGGTCGGCTTGGCCGTGCCGATGTCCATCCCCCGGTAGAGCGTCCTGGAGTCGGCAGAAACGATCTCGGCGTCGAGCCGTTCGGCGAGCGCGACCGCGATCGCGGTCTTTCCGATGGCGGTCGGTCCCCCGATGACGATCAGGGCGGGAGCGCTCACCCCGCGGGCCTAGTGTCTCCGCCGGCGCCGGCGGCGCCGCGCGGGCGGGACGACGGAGGCGGGGGGTGCGACCACCGGGCCCCCCGCCGGAACGACGGGGGTGGGCGTCGGGGTCGCGTCGGCAGTTGAGGCGCGAGCGGTCACGGCCGGGGTGCCGGTCAGCCGCGAGCGGTGGGGACGGTCATCGAGCCAGACGAACTGGCGAGGGGCGGACCTCCGATCGAACGCGTAGAACCCCTGATAGAGCGAGCGGGCGATCTCCACCGCCTTCGCCGCGTTCTCGGCGGAGAGCAACGCCTCGATCCGCGTCTCCCCGCCCCGACCGGCGTGCTGCACGTCCTCGTACTCCCCCTTATAGTGGGTGAGCATGTTTCGCCAAGTTCGCAGCTCGGACATGGCGCGGAGCTCCTTGCCCTCCTCGCCGAAGGTCTTCCCCGTCTTGCTCACGAGACGCGTGACCTCCATCCACTTGCCCTCCGGCGACATCCGATCGTAATGCCGATACCGGCCGCCCAGCCGATCCGCCCCGACCATGTTGATGAACGCCTCCAGGGCGAGGAACGACATCAGGAGCGCGACCAAGCTGTGAGTCTGCTCCCCCTCCCGGTTTGGCGGCGAGGCGTGCGCGCACCGCGCCGCGGCATCCGCATGCTCGCGGGCGAGGGCAAACATTGTCTGCTCGAGATGGGTTCGCTCCCATGCCTGCTCCCCCGTCCCCGCCTCCGCCGCCGCTCCCCCCACCGCAGCCGGGCTGGGAGGGACACCGGGAGATGCGGGGAGCGCGGCCGGAGATTTTCTGGTGGGACGGCGCCGCCGACGCCGGATCGGCTTGGCCGCGCCCCCGACCGCCGGCTGGTCCGAGGGCGTGACGCCCGGCGCCTGCCCGTCCGTGCTGGATTCGGTGGCAACGTCCCTGAACACGGGGGCGATCGGAGCCGGCGGGGGCGCCGGCAATGCGGAGGGCGCCTCCGGGAGGGGAGTGATCCCGGCGGGGCGGTGCCGCCGGCGCTGCCTCGGCCTGGTCATACATCTCAGTTCGGCGGCTCCGCTCGCGCCTCCCCCCAAGGGGGACCCCGACCGGGGGCGCCGAAGAAAGGGGTGGCCATGAGCAGCCTTACCCCGATGATGCAGCAGTACCGCTCGCTGAAGGATCAACACCCCAACGCGGTTCTGCTCTTCCGCCTCGGTGATTTCTTCGAAGCGTTCGACGAGGACGCGGCCATTGTGGCGCGCGAGCTCCAGCTCACCCTGACGAGCCGGCCGGTGGCCAAGGGCCGGCGAATCCCGATGTGTGGCATCCCCCATCACGCGCTGCACACCTACGTGCGACGGCTGATCGATCGGGGACACCGGGTCGCGATCTGCGACCAGGTCGAGGATCCGAAACACACGCGGACGCTGGTTCGCCGGGAAGTCGTCCGCATCGTCACGCCGGGCACCGTGATCGAGGACGACCTCCTCACCCCCCGCGAGAACAACTTCCTTGCCGCGGTGATGCGGCGACCGCGGTCGACGCGAGGGGCCGAGGGGGCAGGTCGGGCCGACGGCTGGGGGATGGCTTGGGCCGACCTCTCCACCGGCGAGTTCTTCGCGATGGAGGGAGAGGCCGGGGTCGAGCTGTCCGACACGCTGGCGCTGTGGCACCCGCGAGAGGTTCTGGTTCCCGATGATCCCGAGATGATCGCGGTCACCGTCGAGGGGATCACCACCACGCCATGCGACGCGCAATGGTTCGACCCCGAGGCCGCGGCTCGCATCCTGCGCGACCATTTGGGGGTGGCGACCCTCGACGCCTTCGGGCTCGCGGAGGCCCCCCTCGCCACCGGCGCGGCAGGAGCGCTCATCCTGTACCTCCGCGAGACCCAAAAGGGCGCGCTGCCGCACCTCCGCAACCTCCGACTGATCCCCCGCGAATCCGCGCTGGTCTTCGATGAGGCCACCCAGCGGGCGCTCGCCCTGTGGCCGGCGTCGAGGGACGGCAGGGGAGGCGAGACGCTCCTCGATGTGCTCGATCTGTCGGAGACCCCGATGGGCGGCCGACTCCTCAGGCGGTGGCTGCAGCACCCCTTGATCGATCTCGCCGCGCTCGAGGCGCGCTTGAATGGAGTGGAATCCTTCGTCGGCAACGCCTCCGCCCGCGAGGCGCTGCGCGCCCGCCTGCGGACCGTGGGGGACATCGAGCGGTTGGCCGGGCGGCTGGCCCACGAGGCGGGGTCCCCTCGCGACCTCGCCGCCCTCCGGAACTCCCTCCAGGCGCTGCCGCCCATTCCGCCGCTCCTCGCCGGGATGGCCGACGTCGGCATCCAGGGGTTCCTGCCGGCCCTTGCGGTCCCGCCGGAGGTCGGCGAGCTTCTGCAGCTTAGCCTGGTCGATGCCCCCCCGCTCTCTCCAAAGGACGGTGGGCTGATCCGGCCGGGGGTCGACCCCGAAATCGACCGCCTGCGTGCGGGGAGCCGGGAGGCCCGCGAGTGGATGGCGGCGTTGGAGGCGGCCGAACGCGCCCGAACCGGCATCCGCAGCCTCAAGGTCGGCTACAACCAGGTGATGGGCTACTACATCGAGGTAAGCAAGGCCAACGAACGCCTCGTCCCGCCCGACTACATCCGCAAAGGGACGCTGGTCGGCGCGGAGCGGTACATCACGGCGGAGATGAAGGACCGCGAGGCGCTGATCCTGACGGCGCAAGAGCGCATCGCGATGCGGGAATACGAGGTCTTCTGCGCGCTTCGCGACGCCGTCCGCGCCGACCTCGGCCCGCTCCAATCCGCCGCCCGCGCGCTCGCCGAGCTCGACGCCCTGTCCGCGCTCGCCGAGGTCGCGGTCCGCCACCGCTACGTCCGGCCGCGTCTCTCCCTCGACGGGGGCCTGCGAATCGTGGAAGGGCGGCACCCCGCGGTGGAGCGGGCGATCGGCCCCCAGCGGTTCGTCCCAAACGATCTCTCCCTGGGGGTCGACGGCCGCACCATCCTCATCGTCACCGGTCCGAACTTCGGCGGGAAGAGCACCTACATCCGCCAGGCCGCGCTCATCGTGATCATGGCCCAGATCGGCTCCTACGTTCCCGCGCGGGAGGCGGAGATCGGTCTGGTCGACCGGATCTTTACCCGGGTGGGGGCCACGGACGACCTCACCGCCGGACGCAGCACATTCCTGAACGAGATGATCGAGGTCGCCCGCATCCTCACCCAGGCCACGGCCCGCAGCTTGGTGATCTTAGACGAGGTCGGCCGGGGCACCAGCACGTACGATGGGATGAGCCTGGCCTGGGCCGTCGTCGAGGACCTGCACGACCGGGTGGGGGCCCGCACCCTCTTCGCCACACACTACCACGAGCTCACGGAGCTGGCCCCCCAACTCGCCCGCGTGGGCAACATCCAGGTCCTCATCAAGGAGGCCGGCCGGGATATCGTGTTCCTCCACCGCGTCGCCGACGGAGCGGCGGCGTCGTCCTACGGGATCCATGTGGCTCGCCTGGCCGGGGTCCCCGAGCCGGTGATCGAGCGGGCACGCGAGGTGCTGGCGGGGTTGGAGGCAGCCTCCGGATCCGCGCGGCCCCCCCGCGGTCGACGGGGCCCGTCGCGCGGCCGGCAGCTGCCGCTGCTGCTCCCCTCCGCCGTCGAAGAGGCCCTCCGCCAAGCCGATCTCGCCCGGATGACCCCGCTCGATGCCTTGAACTTCCTGTCCACCCTGCGGGCGCAGCTCGAGCCGAAGACCGCCACGCCCGAGGCCCCCGAATCCGACCCCGGCGGGGGCGGGCGATCCGGCAGCACCGTGATCCCGTTCCCCCCGCGTCCCCAACGCGGATCATGACGCAGAGCCCGATCCAAGTCCTTCCCCGAAGCGCCGCGGAACGCATCGCGGCCGGCGAGGTCGTAGAACGCCCGGCGTCGGTGGTGAAGGAGCTGGTCGAGAACAGCCTCGATGCGGAGGCCCGCCGCATCACCGTCGAGATCGCCGGGGCGGGCCGGCGGCTGATCCGGGTCAGCGACGACGGCACGGGGATCCCGCAGGTGGAGCTCCGGGTCGCCTTCCAGCGGTTCGCGACCAACAAGATCCGCAGCGCGGAGGATCTGCAGCGGCTCCACACCTATGGGTTCAGGGGCGAAGCGCTCCCCAGCATCGCCGCCGTCGCGCGGGTTCAGATGGTGACGCGCCCCGCCGGCGAGGAGGCGGCCCGCATTCTCGTCTCCGGGGGCACCGAGGAAGCCGTCGGCCCCGCCAGCGGCCCCTACGGGACCACCGTCGCCGTGGAGGACCTCTTCTTCAACACCCCGGCGCGGCGGCAATTCTTGAAGTCGCCCGCCCGCGAGGCCGCGGTGATCGTCGAGACGGTCGAGGCGCTGGCCCTGGCCGCGCCGGAGGTGGGCTTCCGGCTGGTCGATGACGGGCGCGAGGTGTTCTGGTATCCCCCGGAAGGGTTCTTCGAGCGGGCGCGGCGCGTGCTGGGGTCGCAGGCGGCCGAGCAGGCCATCGACCTGTCGGCCGGTGGTGGGATCGCGGCACTCGCCGGGGTGCTCGGCATGCCCCAGGTCGCGCAGCGGCGGCGGACGCACCAGTGGTTCCTCGTCAACGGCCGTCCGGTGCGGAGCCCTCTGCTGGCCCGCGCGCTCGCCCAAGCCTACCACACGCTGATCCCGGACGACCGGTACGCAGCGGCGGTGCTCGGCCTTCGCTTGCCCCCCGCCGAGGTCGACGCCAACATCCACCCCCGCAAGACCGAGGTCCGGTTCGTCCGCGAGCGGCAGATCTTCGACGAGGTCGTGCGCGAGGTCCGGCGCGCTCTGCACCGCGTGCCGCTGCTGCACGTCGTCCCGTCAGATGCGGCCGGAATGGCCCGCGAGGACCCGGCTCCGATCCCGGCCGCCCGCGGATCGTCTCCCGATCTGCGCGTTCCTCCGACCGCGCCCGCAACGGGAGGGACCCTCTGGGAAGCCGGGGCCCCGCTCACGGATCGACGGTGGCCGGCGATCAGGGTGATCGGGCAGCTGGCCCTCACGTATATCGTCGGCCAATCCGGCGGAGATCTCGTCTTGATCGACCAGCACGCGGCCCACGAGCGCGTCCTCTACGAGCAGTTGATCGCGCGCAAGACTGGCGAAGGCGGGCGGGCCCAAGGCCTCGCGGTCCCGGAAGTCGTGGAGTTGACGCCGGGCGAAGCCGCGCTCCTGCCGGAGCTGGCGCCCGCGCTGGAGGAACTCGGATTCGGCATCGAGGACTTCGGGCGGGCAACGGTCCGGCTTTCGTCGGTGCCGGCGATCGCGGCCGCCCGGGCGCCGGGGGACGTGTTCCGCGCCTGCCTCACGGATCTCGCGGACGATCACGGCGCGCACGCCGGCCGGTCACTCGAAGAGCGGCTGGCGATTGCGACCGCCTGTCACACCGCCGTGCGGGCCGGCGATCCTCTGAACGCCGAGACGATGGCGGATCTCCTCACCGCCCTGGCGCGGGCGAAGGACCCGTTCTCGTGCTTCCACGGACGCCCGACACTGGTGAGGGTTCGAGGGGCCGAGATCGAGAAATGGTTCTACCGCCGGACGTAACCGCCGGACGGGGTCGACCCCCCGGGCGCCCGCCCTCCCTGGACGCCATCGACGGACGGCACTGAACCGCAGGTGCCCGCTCAGGTGCGGACGCCGGCGGTCTCACGCCCTCGGAGCACCCAGGAACCCGCCGCGGTGATCTCCACCACGACCGTCGAGCCGACCAGGCGCTCGTCCCCCTCAAGGGTCACCACCTTGTTCGTCCGGGTGCGACCGACGACACCCCCCCGGGCGCCGGGGCTGTCCACGAGCACCTCTTGAGGGGTCCCCACGAGCCGCTGGTTGACCTCGCAGGCGACGCGCTCCACCACGCGGTTGAGATCGAGGAGGCGGCGCCGGGCGATTTCGTCGGGGACCTGGTCGGGGTATCCCGCAGCGGGGGTGCCCTGGCGGGCCGAGTAGATCGCCGTGTTCATCGCGTCGAACCGGACCTCGTTGACCAGCCGAACGGTCCCTTCGAACTCTTCCTCGGTCTCGCCGGGAAAACCGACGATGGCGTCGGTGGTCACGCTTGCGGCCGGCACCGCTTCGCGGATCGCGGCCACGGTGTCCCGGTACTGCGCGGTCGAGTAGGCGCGGTGCATGCGCCGGAGCACCCCGTCGTCCCCCGATTGCACGGGGAGATGGATGTGCTCGCAGACCTTCGGCAGATCCGCCACCGTGCGGATCAAGGCGCGGGTCATGTCCCGGGGGTGGCTGGTGGTGAACCGGATCCGTTCGATCCCATCCACTTCGTGCACGAGCCGCAGCAGATCCGCCAAATTGCACCGCGGGGCCAGGTCGTGCCCGTAGCTGTCCACGTTTTGGCCGAGCAGCGTGACCTCCCGATACCCCCGCGCCGCGAGGCCGGCGACCTCGGCGACGACCGTCGCTGGAGGCACGCTGCGCTCGCGCCCGCGCACGTAGGGCACGACGCAGAAGGTACAAAACTTGTTGCAGCCGTGGATGATGTTCACGAAACCGCGGACCGCGCTCCCCCGATGCGCCGGCAGGATGGGCAACGGATGGGCTCGATCGGATCGATCCCAGACCTCGTACACGGGCTGGCACCCGTCGCGGACCTGGCGAAGCAATTCCGGGAGCCGGTGGATGTTGTGGACGCCGAAGACCAAGTCCAGGTACGGGGCTCGGGCGCGAACCCGCTCGCGGTCCTTTTGCACCAGGCACCCGGCCAGCCCGAGGATCAGGCCGGGCCGGTGCCGCTTGAGGTCGCGCAGCTCCCCCAGCCGGCCATACGCCCGGTCATCCGCTCCCTCGCGGATGGTGCACGTGTTGATGAGGATCACATCGGCATCGGCGGGGCTGTCCGTCGGCTGGTACCCGAGCTCCAGCAGCAACCCCGCCATCGCCTCGGAGTCGCGGACGTTCATCTGGCAGCCTTGGGTGATGATATGAAAACGCGATCCCGTTGACATCGGCGTTCCCCCCGGGGAGTCTACGCCCCGCCCCCCGAATGGTCCTCCCGGGACGCCCCGCCCGCTCCCAAACAGGAGATTGCGGCGGCGCCTCGAAGAAGGGGCCAAAGGAGGGACCGATTATGCCGGCGGTCCTGATCGCGATCTGCTCGAATCCCGAGTGCACCCGGCACGCTGCCTCGGCGCGGGCGAGCGACCTCCCCGTGGACTGCCCCTCCTGCGGGGCGGTGATGCTCGCGCGATGCTGGAAGTGCGAGCGGCTGCTGACCAACCCGTTCACGTCCTACTGCGTCGACTGCGGGGTGCCGCTCAAGCGCATCCTCCCCCAGGTAACCCGGCCGGAACCCCTGCTCGCCATCTGCGCCAACCCCGAATGCAGCGGCGGGATCGAAACCCGCCACACGGTGACGTTTCCCTCCCGCTGCCCGCAGTGCCACTCGCCGCTCGTCTCACACTGCTGGAAGTGTGGCGCCCGGATCGTCTCGCTGGATCAGCACTACTGCCAGGGGTGCGGCGTCCCGCTCAAGCGGCTGCGCGCGATCTCCAACACCTAACCGCCCGGACCGGCTAGAGCTGAAAATCCACCAGCGCCGTCACGCCGACGCCCTGGATCCGGTGAATGTTACCGGGAAGGGGGTTGAGGCTGTCGACCGGGATCAGCGCCTTGATCCGCACCACGCTGAGGAACGATCCCTCGACCTGGGCCACGGCCTGCACCTTGTTCACCGCGGACGCCGGCCCCTGCACCTGGGCGGCTCCAATGTACGACCCGGGGTTGCTCGAGACGATGCCGATCCCCACGCTCAGAATCGGCACTACCTTGGTCATCTGCGTGTTCTGCGCCTTGTTGTTCAGCATCAACTTGTTGATCGCGTCGTTGATCTGGGGGCCGTAGAGCTTGACGACGTAGCCGATGCCGAACAACTTGATGCCTTGAATGATCAGGTTCCCCTGGCCCATCACCGGCTGAATCGCTCCGCCGATCAGCACCCCCGCGAGAAGGGCCGTGACGACCCACACTGCAAAGACCCTACGCATTGTCGCCTCCTATCCACTCGATCGTCTCCCCGACGGCGATCGTTCCCGTCGCCAGGACCCGCGCGTAGACACGAGCATCGCCGGGGTGATGCTGGTGGTGGATCCGATCGAACGCACCGTCGCGGAACGACCCGCGTATCGTCCGGCACGGAGTCGTGTATCGGGTGACCTCGAGCACGACGTCCCCGCACCGAAAGCGCGCCCCCGGTGCGGCCAGCGACCAATCCAACCCCTCGACGGTGAGGTTTTCGCCCGCGGTGCCGGGCGCGATTGGATGCCCCTCCGCCGCCACGCGCTGGATCGCCTCGAACGAGTACAGGCAGATCGCGGCGTCCAGTCCGCCATGGCGGGGATCGTCGTGTCCGTCCCCCTCGACCCCCGCCGAGCCGATGTGCGCCGAGGGGACGGGACGCTTGGGAACTCCGCCGTGTGAGATGTTGATCTGTCTGACGATCCCGCGAGTGTTCATCGGACGGAAACTCATCCTCCTTCGTGATGCTGCCGGCGCTTGTGGGGGCGCGGCGCCCGGGGACCGCCGTTATGGGCGGGAGCCAACCCCGACACGATGGTAATACCCGCGGCCGGATGGTTCAAGCGACGCCGGCCGTCTCCTCGAGCGACCTCCCGGCGGTCTCCTCTCCCAAAAAGAGGATGATCAGGGCGGCGACGACAAGGGTGAAGGCGAAAATGCTCAAGGCGGGCCCGCGCCCGGTCGTCCACGACCGCATCACGATCCCCAGCATCGCGGGCGCCAGGATCGCGCCCGTGCGGCCCGCCGCTGACGCCCACCCCATCGCCGTCGCCCGAATCCGGGTCGGGTACAGCTCCGCGGCGTAGCTCAGGATCACCGGCCAGGATGCCAGCACCCCGCCGGCGAGGGTCATCGCCGCCGCGAGAATCCCGGCCTCGGTGCGTGCCGCGGCGACCCCCACAGCCCCCGCCGCGCCCAGGACCAGGCCGCAGATGATCACGGGCTTGCGTCCCACCCGGTCGATGAGCAGTGTCGCCGCGACCACCGGCAGGCCCATCACGATCGCGACCAGGAGCGAGGCTTGATCGGGGTTGGGGAAGCCTTGAGCCGACAGGAGCGCCGGAAGCAGGATGATCGGGCCGTTGTAGGCCCCGATCATCACGAACCAAACGGCCCAGATCAAGAAACTGTGCCGCCGGAACCGCGGGCTCCACAGCTCGGCGAGGTGCGCGAAGATCGAGGCGCGTCCGGCTTGCTCCTGGTCTGGGAGTTCGAGGGCCACCCCATAGCGCTCGGAGAGGGTTCGGGCCAGCGCCTCTGCCTCGCGGCGCCGGCCGTGGGCCAGCAGGTACCGGGGCGACTCGGGGACGAGCCATGGGCCGATCACGGCCAGGACGACGGGCAGCAGCCCGACCAGGAAGACCGCGCGCCACCCCAGCCCGTGCCCCGCGACCACGCCGCCGACCGCCGCCAGGATCCACCCGAGAATCCAGACGACCTGCGTCCACCCGATCAGCGCGCCGCGGGACCTGCGGGGGGCGAACTCCCCCACCAGGCTTGTCGCCACCGGGGCCACCCCGCCGAAGCCGATCCCGGCGAGGAAGAGGGCGAGCACGATCCAGGAGAGCGACGGCGCCAGCGCCGCGGCGCCGGTGCCCAGGCTGCTGAGCGCGACCGTCGCGCCGAAGCCGACCCGGCGCCCCACCCAGTCCGCCACAAATCCCATAAGGAGGCCGCCCGCGAGCTGCCCCGCCCCCGCGGCCATGATCAGCAGCCCGGCTTGCCCCGGCGTCAGCCCCCAGGACGCTTTGAGCCCCAGCAGCGCAAAGCTGAGCACCCCCAGGTTCATCCCGTTGCTGCCGAATGCCAGGCCGGCGAGGATGGTGACCCGGACGGGGAGCCTTCCCATCCCGGACCGGACCTGCGCGACCGCCTGCATCACGACGGGACGGCGCCAAACGCGTCGATCCCCGTGATATCGCGCCCGAGGATCAACGTGTGGACGTCGTAGGTACCCTCATAGGTGTCGACGGATTCGAGGTTGGCGGCGTGCCGCATCGCGTGATATTCCAGGGTGATCCCGTACCCGCCGAGAATGGTCCGCGCCTCCCGAGCGACGCGCAGCGCCATCCGGACATTGTTCCGTTTCGCCATGCTCACGTGGGTGTACCGCATCGTGCCGGCATCCTTGAGCCGACCGAGCTGGTACGCAAGCAGCTGGGCGGTGGTGATCTCGGTCAGCATGTTCACCAACCGCTCCTGAATGATCTGCGTCGCCGCGATCGGCCGGCCGAACGCGATCCGACCGCGCGCATACGCCAAGGCTTCCTCGTAACAGGCCATCGCCGCGCCCACCGCCCCCCAAGCGATCCCGTACCGAGCCTGCGTCAGGCAGCCCAGCGCCTTCCCCAGCCCGGTGGCCCCGGGGAGTGCGTCCTCGTCTCGGATTCGGACGTCCTCCAGCACCAGCTCGCTCGTCACCGAGGCGCGCATCGAGGCCTTGGTATGGATGTCGTGCGCGGAGAACCCCGGCGTGTGGGGATCGACCAGGAACCCTCGGATCTGCCCATCCTCCGTCTTGGCCCAGATCAGCGCGACATCGGCGAGCGACCCATTGGTGATCCACATCTTCGTTCCGTCGAGCACCCACCCGCCGTCCGTGCGGCGCGCGCGGGTCTGCATCGCCGCCGGATCGCTGCCGGCGTTGGGCTCGGTGAGTCCGAAACAGCCGATCTTTTCGCCCGCCGCCATCGGGGGCAGCCACCGTCTGCGCTGCGCCTCGCTCCCGTACGCAAAGATCGGGTACATGACGAGCGCGCCCTGCACCGAGGCGAACGACCGCACGCCGCTGTCCCCCCGCTCCAGCTCCTGCATGATCAGCCCGTAGGCAACGTTGGTGATGCCCGCGCACCCGTACTCCTGGGGCAGGGTGGCGCCAAACAGCCGGAGGGCGCCGAGCGTCTGGACCAGGTCGCGCGGAAATTCGCCCGCGAGCCAGGCTCGGCCGATGCGAGGGATCACCTCGCGGTCGACCAACCGCGCCACGGTCTCCCGGGTCAGCCGCTCTTCCTCGGTGAGCAGTGGATCGATGTTGAAGTAATCGAGCATGCCCGTCCCTGTCGTCATGGGCCAACCATTCGCGGACGATCGGGGGTCTCCTGTGCTCCGCCGCGCCCGGGACTACACCACCCCCTCGCGCCGGAGGCGGGCGATCTCCTCCGCCGCCAGGCCGAGCTCGGCGAGCACGTCGTCCGTGTGCTCCCCCAGAAGGGGGGGCGGCCGCCGGATCGACCCCGGCGTGGCGGAGCATTTCACCGGCAGTCCCGGGATGGCGATGCGCCCGGCGGTCGGGTGGTCGATCTCGACGAGCATCTCGCGCGCGCGGACCTGTGGGTCGCGGACGATTTCATCGACCGTGGAGATCGGCCCGCAGGGCACGCCCGCCGCGGTCAGCGCCTCGAGCCATTCCGCCGCGCGGCGGGTTCGGAACAGAACCTCGAGCAGCGGGATCAACTCGTGCCGGTTGCGGATCCGGTCCGGGTTGGTGCGGAACCGCAGGTCGTCGGCGAGCCCGAGGCCGGCCAATTCGCAGAACCGGCGGAAGAGGCGGTCGTTGCCCGTCCCGAGCGTGATGTAGCGGCCATCGGCGCAGAGAAACGCCTGGTACGGAACAACCGTGGCGTGCGCGGATCCCCGGCGGGGAGGGATCTCCCCCGAGGCCAGGTAGATTCCCGTGTAGTAGGACAGCCAGGAAATTTGTGCGTCCAGCATGGACACATCCAGCGACTGACCGACGCCCGTGCGGTCGCGGGCGAAGAGCGCCAGCGTGATCGCGTACGCCGCGTACATACCGCCGGCGATGTCGGTGATCGGCACGCCGACCCGCACCGGCCCCCCTCCCTCTTCCCCCGTCGTCCCCATCACGCCGCCCATCCCCTGGAGGATGAGGTCGAACGCGGAACGGTCGCGGTAGGGACCGGTCTGCCCAAATCCCGAGATCGCGCAGTAGATCACCCGCGGGTTCCGTCGACGCAAGACCTCCTCGCCGATCCCGAGCCGGCTCATCGTGCCGGGGGTGAAATTCTCGACCACGACGTCGGCCCGGTCCACCAGTCGGAGGAAGATCGCGGTCGCTTCAGGATGCCGGAGGTTGAGGGTCAGACTCCGCTTGTTGCGGTTCACGCTGAGGAAATAGATGCTCTCCCCCCCCGCGAACGGTGGACCCCAGGCTCGGGCGCCGTCGCCCTCGCCGGGCGATTCGATCTTCAGCACCTCCGCTCCGTAGTCCGCCAGCATCGCGGTACCGAACGGGCCGGCCATGAACCGGGTCAGATCGACGACCCGGACCCCTTCGAGCGGGGACGTCGGTGCGACTGCTCCTGGTGATGTGCGCGCCACAGTGCCCTCCCGTGAAGTGCCTGCATCTGCGCATTCGTCTCCGCGGATGACGCCATTGTACCCCGCCCCCCGGGGCGGCGGAAGGGGCGGCGAGGGGCAGCGCCAAATGCCCATCCAACCCATGAAAACCGAGGCCGTGCGCGCGCTCGACGATTTGGCCATCCCCTACACGCTCCGCCGATTCAAGGCGACGGCCCTCTCCGCCGAAGAAGCGGCCCTGGCGCTCGGGGCGCCCCTGGCTGCGATCGTCAAGACTCTCGTCCTGCGTGGTGACCGCACCGGGGTGCTGCGGGTGTGCGTGGGGGGAACCAAACGCCTCAGCCTGAAAAAGCTGGCCCAGGCCTCGGGGAACAAGCGGGTCGACCTGGTCCCGGTGGCCGATCTGCGTCGTCTCACCGGATACCTCCGCGGCGGGGTCTCCCCCCTCGGCGGCCGAACGAAGCATCCGGTGTACTGCGACGTCTCGGTGCTGGGCGTCGCTCGGGTGTTCGTCAACGGCGGGATGCGCGGACTCCAGCTCGAACTCGAAGCGGAAGCGCTGATCCGGGCGACCGGCGCGATCGTCGTCGAGGTCGGGGAGGACGTCTGACGCCGGGGCGGCCGGGCCCAGCGCGGGCCGAAGACGCGCTCAGCGCCGCGCCAGCAACTCCGCGATCAGCACCAGCGCCGCCGTCCCCAGCGCGACGAGCCCGAGGATGATGAACGGATGGCGGAGGAGACGGTCGCGGATCGGGGCGCCTAGGGGGGGGTCTCGCCGGGCCAGCACATTCAGATCCACCGACTCGGGATGGCGGAGCGCCCGAGCGAACTCCTCCGCGTTCGGGTACCGCTCCTGCTTCCGGCGACGCATGGCCCGGGCGGCGACCGCGGCCACCGCCGGGGGAACGTCGCGCCGCCGCCGGGTGAGCGGCTCAGGATCCATGTTGAGATGTTGGTACATCGTGCTGAGCGGGTTCGTGCTCCGGT of the bacterium genome contains:
- a CDS encoding CoA transferase is translated as MARTSPGAVAPTSPLEGVRVVDLTRFMAGPFGTAMLADYGAEVLKIESPGEGDGARAWGPPFAGGESIYFLSVNRNKRSLTLNLRHPEATAIFLRLVDRADVVVENFTPGTMSRLGIGEEVLRRRNPRVIYCAISGFGQTGPYRDRSAFDLILQGMGGVMGTTGEEGGGPVRVGVPITDIAGGMYAAYAITLALFARDRTGVGQSLDVSMLDAQISWLSYYTGIYLASGEIPPRRGSAHATVVPYQAFLCADGRYITLGTGNDRLFRRFCELAGLGLADDLRFRTNPDRIRNRHELIPLLEVLFRTRRAAEWLEALTAAGVPCGPISTVDEIVRDPQVRAREMLVEIDHPTAGRIAIPGLPVKCSATPGSIRRPPPLLGEHTDDVLAELGLAAEEIARLRREGVV
- a CDS encoding YbaK/EbsC family protein, with translation MPIQPMKTEAVRALDDLAIPYTLRRFKATALSAEEAALALGAPLAAIVKTLVLRGDRTGVLRVCVGGTKRLSLKKLAQASGNKRVDLVPVADLRRLTGYLRGGVSPLGGRTKHPVYCDVSVLGVARVFVNGGMRGLQLELEAEALIRATGAIVVEVGEDV
- a CDS encoding MFS transporter, with translation MGRLPVRVTILAGLAFGSNGMNLGVLSFALLGLKASWGLTPGQAGLLIMAAGAGQLAGGLLMGFVADWVGRRVGFGATVALSSLGTGAAALAPSLSWIVLALFLAGIGFGGVAPVATSLVGEFAPRRSRGALIGWTQVVWILGWILAAVGGVVAGHGLGWRAVFLVGLLPVVLAVIGPWLVPESPRYLLAHGRRREAEALARTLSERYGVALELPDQEQAGRASIFAHLAELWSPRFRRHSFLIWAVWFVMIGAYNGPIILLPALLSAQGFPNPDQASLLVAIVMGLPVVAATLLIDRVGRKPVIICGLVLGAAGAVGVAAARTEAGILAAAMTLAGGVLASWPVILSYAAELYPTRIRATAMGWASAAGRTGAILAPAMLGIVMRSWTTGRGPALSIFAFTLVVAALIILFLGEETAGRSLEETAGVA
- a CDS encoding MOSC domain-containing protein, with amino-acid sequence MNTRGIVRQINISHGGVPKRPVPSAHIGSAGVEGDGHDDPRHGGLDAAICLYSFEAIQRVAAEGHPIAPGTAGENLTVEGLDWSLAAPGARFRCGDVVLEVTRYTTPCRTIRGSFRDGAFDRIHHQHHPGDARVYARVLATGTIAVGETIEWIGGDNA
- the miaB gene encoding tRNA (N6-isopentenyl adenosine(37)-C2)-methylthiotransferase MiaB, with product MSTGSRFHIITQGCQMNVRDSEAMAGLLLELGYQPTDSPADADVILINTCTIREGADDRAYGRLGELRDLKRHRPGLILGLAGCLVQKDRERVRARAPYLDLVFGVHNIHRLPELLRQVRDGCQPVYEVWDRSDRAHPLPILPAHRGSAVRGFVNIIHGCNKFCTFCVVPYVRGRERSVPPATVVAEVAGLAARGYREVTLLGQNVDSYGHDLAPRCNLADLLRLVHEVDGIERIRFTTSHPRDMTRALIRTVADLPKVCEHIHLPVQSGDDGVLRRMHRAYSTAQYRDTVAAIREAVPAASVTTDAIVGFPGETEEEFEGTVRLVNEVRFDAMNTAIYSARQGTPAAGYPDQVPDEIARRRLLDLNRVVERVACEVNQRLVGTPQEVLVDSPGARGGVVGRTRTNKVVTLEGDERLVGSTVVVEITAAGSWVLRGRETAGVRT
- a CDS encoding acyl-CoA dehydrogenase family protein yields the protein MTTGTGMLDYFNIDPLLTEEERLTRETVARLVDREVIPRIGRAWLAGEFPRDLVQTLGALRLFGATLPQEYGCAGITNVAYGLIMQELERGDSGVRSFASVQGALVMYPIFAYGSEAQRRRWLPPMAAGEKIGCFGLTEPNAGSDPAAMQTRARRTDGGWVLDGTKMWITNGSLADVALIWAKTEDGQIRGFLVDPHTPGFSAHDIHTKASMRASVTSELVLEDVRIRDEDALPGATGLGKALGCLTQARYGIAWGAVGAAMACYEEALAYARGRIAFGRPIAATQIIQERLVNMLTEITTAQLLAYQLGRLKDAGTMRYTHVSMAKRNNVRMALRVAREARTILGGYGITLEYHAMRHAANLESVDTYEGTYDVHTLILGRDITGIDAFGAVPS